The window GAGCGAGGTTGTGCTCGAGCCGGGCATGAGCTTCAGCAACGAGCCGGGCATCTACCAGTACGGCAAGTTCGGCGTGCGGCTGGAGGACATCATGGTCATCACGGAGACGGGCGCGGAGCTCCTTACCCCGCCGGCGACCTCGCTGGATCCGGCGGCGGTGGCAGTCATGTCGCCTTGAGCCGCTCTGTCTCTGGCCGGAGTCGTTGATGGCCCTGTCCCCGAGATGTCCTACCTGACCGCCTTCGTGCTCCACCCGGACTGTGCCCTGCACGACACGGGGTGGGGTCACCCGGAGCACCAGGGGCGCCTGCCGGCGATTCTCAACGCGGTCTACGCCGATCTGCCCGAGCTGATGGAGGTCATGCTGCAGCGCGAGCCGGAGCCGGCGCAGGTCGAGGAACTGCTGCGGGTACACACGCCCGAGCACGTCGAGCGGGTGCAGCGCGCGGCGGAGCAAGCGGCGTCGGCGGGGCGGCAGGTGTATCTGGACTCCGACACTCCGGTCTCGGGCGCCTCCTGGCAGGCGGCGTTGGCGGCCGCGGGCTGCGCCATCACCGCGACGGGGCTGGTGCTGCGGGGCGAGAGCGCGACCGCCTTTGCCGCGGCGCGGCCGCCCGGCCACCACGCGACGGCGGACCGGGCCATGGGGTTCTGCGTGTTCAACAACGTGGCGGTGGCAGCGCGCTGGGCGCAGGCGCAGGGGGTAGGCCGGGTGCTGATCGTGGATTGGGATGTCCACCACGGCAACGGCACGCAAGACATTTTCTACCAGGATCCCTCGGTCTACTACCTGTCGCTGCACCTCAGCCCGCACTACCCGGGGACCGGCCTGGCCGTGGAGCGCGGCCGGGGGCCGGGCGCGGGCAGCACGCGCAACGTGTCGCTTGCGCCCGCTACCGTGGCCGCGGCGTACCGGCGCGAGTTCGAGGCGGCGGTGGACGCGGCCTGGGCCGAGTTCTCGCCCGAGCTGGTGCTGGTCTCGGCAGGATTCGATTGCCTGGCCGGCGACCCGCTGGGTGGGCTGCAGCTCGAGCCCCGCGACCTGCACGCGCTCACCCGCTCGCTGCTCGAGCGGGCCCGCACCACTGCGGGCGGCCGGGTAGTGGTAGTGCTGGAGGGCGGGTACGTGCCGAAGCGCGTGGGGCTCGGGGTCGTGGATGTGTTACGCGCGCTGGCTTGCCTGCCGCCCAAGTGATCGGCGGCCGAATGCGACCGTACTTGCGATTCGGCCGCTAAGGATTGACCGGCCGAACGCCGGGTTTCTACATTGCGCATCATGCGGCTCCCGCAGCAGCGCTCCTCTCCGGCTGTGCGTGTGGTGGAGGCAACGCCCGCGTACGCGGCGGCGTGGCCATGAGCGATCAGCCGGCCGGCCCCGGTGCGGGCGACGACCTCCTGCTCGCCCGGAGCCCCTCGATCCTGGCACTGGCGCGGCTGAGCCACCGGCTCATGTTCCCGCTGGGCGGGGTCGAGCTGTACCGGCACTTTGCTCGCCTCGTCTCGCTAGGGCCGCAGCAGGAGTTCGTGATTGTACCCTGCGGCCGGGGCGCCAGCGCGCAGTTTCTGGCCGAGCTTACTTCCGCGGGTGGCGCGGGCGCGGATCCCGATGCGGAGCTGGCCGATTCCGCGGCGGCGCGGGCGGGGCAGGCCGGGCTTGGCACCCGGCTTCACTACCAGCACGCCCCGCTGGAAGACTTGCCGTATAAGGACGATGTCTTCGATGTATCCGTGGGCGAGATCGGCCTCTCGGCCGCGGCTGATCCGGCCGCCGCGGTCCGCGAGCTGACGCGCGTGACCAAGCCCATGGGCTCCGTGGTCCTGATCCAGTTGGTGTGGACGCGCCACATCCAGCCGGAACGGCGGGAGGGGCTGTGTCAGCGCTGGGGGGTGCGGCCGTTCCTGCTGGTCGAGTGGAAGCAGATGCTGCGCGAGGCCGGGGTCGTGGAACTGTACGTCGAGGACTGGTCGGATGGTGCGGCCGTGCTCTGGCCGCACCTGGGCCTGCGCTGGCTGGCCGAGCTGCTCTCGCTGCCCGACCGGCTGGCCATGCTCTACGCGGCGCTCCGCCGCTGGGGGTGGCGCGGTCTTCGCGGCGTGATCTCCCTGGAGAAAGAGGTACGGCAGACGGTGGCGCGGGAACGGGTGCTGGGCGTGTCGCTGATCAAGGGAACCAAATGGCAGGCGCAGCCAGGCTCCGCCCCGTGACGGCGGATGACGCGCCGGGACCTACCAGCTATTTCCTGGATAGCGCTGGCGCAGTGCGCCGGGACTTGGGGCGAACGGCACTGGGCGAGGCGGTCCGCGGTGGGAAGGGTCCGCTGTGGGTCGATATCGATTCCCGCCGCGAAGAGGAGTGGTCGCTCCTGGCGGAGCTCTTCCACTTCCACCCGCTGGCCATCGAGGACACCCGCTCGCCGGACTGCCGGGTCAAGCTCGAAGAGTATGAGGACCACCTCTTCGTCGTCATGCGCGGCGTCCGCTTCGCCACCTGGACACCCGCGCCCTACGACATCGACCCCATCAACCTGTACCTTTTCCTGGGGCCGCACTACGTAGTAACGGTGCAGGCCGAGCCGCTCGAGTCGACGCGCAGCGTGGCGGAACGGCTCGAGGCGGCGCCCGAAGTGCTGCGGCGCGGCGTGGACTACATCGCCTACATGATCCTGGACACGCTGGTCGACTTCTATTTCCCGCTGCTCGACCAGGTGGATAGCTTCGTGGACGAACTGGAGGACGACGTATTCGAGCGCAGCGGTGAGCGCACCATGCAGGGGATCTTCGAGCTGAAGCGCACGTTGCTGGCGCTGCGGCGCCAGCTCGCGCCCATGCGTGAGGTCGCCGCCTCGCTGGCCAACCGGCCGAGCCGCTATCTGCGCCCCGAGACGCAGGTGTACCTGCGCGACGTCTACGACCACGTGGTCCGGCAGCTCGAGTCGGTCGAGACGTTCCGCGACCTCGTGGCCGGCGTCATGGAGACGCACCTGTCGGTCATGTCCAACCGCATGGGCCAGGTGATGAAGTCGCTCTCCGTCGTGGCCACGCTGATCCTGCCCGCCTCGCTCGTGGCAGGCATCTACGGCATGAACTTCGAGGCCATGCCCGGGCTCCACAACCCGTACGGCTTCTGGATCTCGATGCTGGCGATGTTCCTGGTTTCGGGGGGGCTGCTGTACTACATGAGGCGGAAGGGGTGGTTGTAGGAGGAAACGGGTCCCGGGCTCGGGCTCCGCGGCGGCTGCGCCGCCGCTCGGCTCGGGCTCCGGGCCTTCGGCCCTGAGCTCGGATGTAGAACGCCTCAATCCGAGCCCGCCTCCAGCGCAGCGGAGCCGGAGTCCCGTGTGGCTAGGTACAGATGCGCGGGAACGGGAACGGGAACGGGAACCAGGATGAGGGACCTTCATGGCGGACAACACGGGCGGGGATAGCTTCGGGCGGCTGCGCGCCCAACTGCCGGAGATCCAGGTGGCGCTGCGCGAGCTGGGGCTGGACGGCTGGTTGCTGTACGACCTGCACGCGCGCAACCCGGTGGCGGGCGGGCTGCTCGGGCTGGGCGACCTGACGCGTCGCTACTTCGTGCTGCTGCCGGCGGCGGGCGAGCCGCGGGCCGTGGTGCATGGGATCGAGGAGGCGCCGTGGCGGTCGTGGCCGTGGTCGCGCCAGCGCTACATCGGCTGGCGCGAGCTGGACGAGGCGCTGCGCGGACTGTTCGGCGGTGCCGGGCGCGTGGCCATGGAGATCTCGCCGGGCGACAGCGTGCCCGCCCTCGACCTGGTGCCCGCGGGCGTGCTCGAGCTGGTGCGTGCGGCGGGCGCTCAAGTCGTCTCCTCGGGTGAGCTGATCACGCGGTTCCATTCGCGCTGGAGCGCGGAAGGATTGGCCTCGCACCGGCGGGCGAGCGTAGTGCTGGTCGAGGTGGCGCGGGCGGCGTTTGCGCGGCTGGCGGCTGCCGCGGGCACCGCTGACGAGATGGGCGAGGGCGAGCTGCGTGCGTGGGTGCTCGATCAGCTTGCCGCGCGCGGCTGCGGCAGCGGCGCGGACTGCATTGTCGCGGCGGGCGCGCGTGCGGCGGATCCGCACTACCAGCCGGAGGGGCGGGGCGCGCCGCTGCGACGGGGCGACGTCGTGCTGCTGGACCTGTGGTCCAAGGAGTCGGAGCGGGCGATCTACGCGGACCAGACGTGGATGGCCTACCTGGGCCCGGCTGTCCCCGAGCGCGTTGCCAACCTTTGGGGTGTGGTGCGCGACGCCCGCGATGCCGCGGTCGCCTTCCTGCGCGAGCGCTGGCGGGCGCGGCAGCCCGTGCAGGGGTATGAAGTCGACGACGCTGCTCGCCGCGTCATCGCCGGGCGGGGTTACGGCGCCGCGTTCATCCACCGCACTGGCCATTCCATCGACCAGGCAACCCATGGAATGGGCCCCAACATGGACAATCTGGAGACGCACGAGCTGCGCCGGCTGATCCCGGGCATCGGCTTCTCGATCGAGCCCGGAATCTACCTGCCGGGTGATATCGGGCTGCGCAGCGAGATCAACGTCTATATCGGCGAACACGGCCCCGAGGTGACCACGCCCGATCCGCAGGCGGAGATGTTCGCACTGCTGGCAGAATGACACGGCCCGGCTGGCGGCGGCGTGGCCGGCGGGTGGGCGCGGAGGCGCAAAAGGAAGCCGCCCCGCCGGCCGAAGCACCGGCCGCGGCGGGCGCCGAATCGGCGGCACGGGGTGCGC of the Gemmatimonadota bacterium genome contains:
- a CDS encoding methyltransferase domain-containing protein, with protein sequence MSDQPAGPGAGDDLLLARSPSILALARLSHRLMFPLGGVELYRHFARLVSLGPQQEFVIVPCGRGASAQFLAELTSAGGAGADPDAELADSAAARAGQAGLGTRLHYQHAPLEDLPYKDDVFDVSVGEIGLSAAADPAAAVRELTRVTKPMGSVVLIQLVWTRHIQPERREGLCQRWGVRPFLLVEWKQMLREAGVVELYVEDWSDGAAVLWPHLGLRWLAELLSLPDRLAMLYAALRRWGWRGLRGVISLEKEVRQTVARERVLGVSLIKGTKWQAQPGSAP
- a CDS encoding M24 family metallopeptidase codes for the protein SEVVLEPGMSFSNEPGIYQYGKFGVRLEDIMVITETGAELLTPPATSLDPAAVAVMSP
- the corA gene encoding magnesium/cobalt transporter CorA, translated to MTADDAPGPTSYFLDSAGAVRRDLGRTALGEAVRGGKGPLWVDIDSRREEEWSLLAELFHFHPLAIEDTRSPDCRVKLEEYEDHLFVVMRGVRFATWTPAPYDIDPINLYLFLGPHYVVTVQAEPLESTRSVAERLEAAPEVLRRGVDYIAYMILDTLVDFYFPLLDQVDSFVDELEDDVFERSGERTMQGIFELKRTLLALRRQLAPMREVAASLANRPSRYLRPETQVYLRDVYDHVVRQLESVETFRDLVAGVMETHLSVMSNRMGQVMKSLSVVATLILPASLVAGIYGMNFEAMPGLHNPYGFWISMLAMFLVSGGLLYYMRRKGWL
- a CDS encoding histone deacetylase, which produces MSYLTAFVLHPDCALHDTGWGHPEHQGRLPAILNAVYADLPELMEVMLQREPEPAQVEELLRVHTPEHVERVQRAAEQAASAGRQVYLDSDTPVSGASWQAALAAAGCAITATGLVLRGESATAFAAARPPGHHATADRAMGFCVFNNVAVAARWAQAQGVGRVLIVDWDVHHGNGTQDIFYQDPSVYYLSLHLSPHYPGTGLAVERGRGPGAGSTRNVSLAPATVAAAYRREFEAAVDAAWAEFSPELVLVSAGFDCLAGDPLGGLQLEPRDLHALTRSLLERARTTAGGRVVVVLEGGYVPKRVGLGVVDVLRALACLPPK
- a CDS encoding aminopeptidase P family protein, with protein sequence MADNTGGDSFGRLRAQLPEIQVALRELGLDGWLLYDLHARNPVAGGLLGLGDLTRRYFVLLPAAGEPRAVVHGIEEAPWRSWPWSRQRYIGWRELDEALRGLFGGAGRVAMEISPGDSVPALDLVPAGVLELVRAAGAQVVSSGELITRFHSRWSAEGLASHRRASVVLVEVARAAFARLAAAAGTADEMGEGELRAWVLDQLAARGCGSGADCIVAAGARAADPHYQPEGRGAPLRRGDVVLLDLWSKESERAIYADQTWMAYLGPAVPERVANLWGVVRDARDAAVAFLRERWRARQPVQGYEVDDAARRVIAGRGYGAAFIHRTGHSIDQATHGMGPNMDNLETHELRRLIPGIGFSIEPGIYLPGDIGLRSEINVYIGEHGPEVTTPDPQAEMFALLAE